The following proteins are co-located in the Candidatus Planktophila lacus genome:
- a CDS encoding S16 family serine protease: MTVRLPRTTSLVLAIFFGTAFLAPLPFVVLMPGNAQNVLDQSAKEKTIALSKSAPASLQIYPSDGNLYLLSILITNPSAYVTGVELIYSWMKSENAVMPRSLFYKDGRSAEAEKAIAKTEMVDSQVVAKSVALEYLKANYSQSSAVVIKPSDLEISLAKTGGPSGGLAFAIGIIELLTSENILQGKSVAVTGTIDSAGKVGSIGGVAEKILAAKKAGATLILVPEANCKDLAPNLATIPSGIKIAAVSSLKEAMAAFNSEDPRGCANLGA, encoded by the coding sequence GTGACCGTTCGACTTCCTCGCACCACATCCCTTGTTCTAGCCATTTTCTTCGGTACCGCCTTTCTTGCCCCCCTTCCATTTGTAGTTTTGATGCCTGGTAATGCGCAGAATGTTTTAGATCAAAGCGCTAAAGAAAAGACGATCGCTCTTTCTAAGTCGGCGCCGGCATCGCTGCAGATTTATCCCAGCGATGGAAACCTTTATCTACTCTCAATTTTGATCACCAACCCATCGGCATATGTAACTGGCGTTGAACTTATTTACTCCTGGATGAAGAGTGAAAATGCTGTAATGCCGAGATCGCTATTTTATAAAGATGGTCGAAGTGCAGAAGCAGAGAAGGCGATTGCAAAGACTGAGATGGTTGATTCGCAGGTTGTTGCTAAATCGGTGGCGCTGGAATATCTCAAAGCGAATTACTCGCAATCTTCAGCAGTTGTTATCAAACCAAGTGATCTGGAAATTTCACTTGCTAAGACCGGTGGTCCAAGTGGCGGACTCGCCTTTGCAATCGGAATAATCGAGCTACTTACGAGCGAGAACATTTTGCAGGGCAAGAGCGTTGCAGTGACAGGAACAATTGATAGCGCTGGAAAAGTGGGAAGTATCGGGGGAGTTGCTGAGAAAATTTTGGCGGCAAAGAAGGCTGGTGCAACTCTCATCCTTGTTCCAGAGGCCAATTGCAAAGACCTTGCACCAAATCTTGCGACAATTCCATCTGGGATTAAAATCGCAGCGGTTAGCAGCCTAAAAGAGGCTATGGCCGCGTTCAATTCGGAAGACCCGCGAGGGTGCGCTAACTTAGGAGCATGA
- a CDS encoding zinc-dependent metalloprotease, whose amino-acid sequence MAGFGFTPDDPNDPDNSNNSGNEGGTDFEAMMRQMQEQMKAQFEQLGINPAGFVNPFTSLFSQVGKTNSGANGKEEVLSIATARDTATKFVKVQGLKPLGTKDVSVVENAFEISELWLNEATAFPASTHAPIAVSRMDWVLETMPGWHKTIEPLAAGLSSAISDLMDQAMNAQAADPEQGQPPIEMITAMLRSFIGTMIATQLGQSIGTLATSVTGAHDVGLPLLDPARAIVIPENIENWAVDLEIAKSEVFIFHALREGAVARLFAHNPWLVSYIQSAVVEYGKGIHIDIDAIQRQAQEAFEGMQANMPEGAGEGEAISFALDNGIFTPEESPAQKSALLKLETVLALIDGWTDEVVSLAAGDRIPSIEQLRESHRRRRASSSPAQQLFSSMLGLQVSPKLTREASTFWKKIREVKSVGERDQIWSGFLPTADDLLDPEKFLTSTSIPDDLSGLL is encoded by the coding sequence GTGGCCGGTTTTGGTTTTACTCCCGATGATCCCAACGATCCCGATAACTCCAATAACTCTGGAAATGAGGGCGGTACAGATTTCGAAGCGATGATGCGCCAGATGCAAGAACAGATGAAGGCGCAATTTGAACAACTTGGAATCAATCCTGCAGGGTTTGTAAATCCTTTCACTTCTCTCTTTTCGCAAGTTGGAAAAACCAATAGCGGTGCTAATGGAAAAGAAGAAGTTCTTTCAATTGCAACGGCAAGGGATACCGCTACTAAATTTGTAAAAGTGCAAGGGTTAAAACCACTAGGAACGAAAGATGTTTCGGTAGTTGAAAACGCCTTTGAAATTTCAGAGCTCTGGCTAAATGAAGCGACTGCCTTTCCGGCATCCACTCACGCACCAATTGCAGTGAGCCGAATGGATTGGGTTCTTGAAACTATGCCAGGTTGGCATAAGACCATTGAGCCGCTTGCTGCTGGTTTATCTTCAGCAATTTCCGATCTAATGGATCAAGCGATGAACGCACAGGCTGCCGATCCGGAGCAGGGCCAGCCGCCGATCGAGATGATCACTGCGATGTTGCGCTCCTTTATCGGCACCATGATCGCAACTCAACTGGGGCAGTCGATTGGCACCTTAGCCACCAGCGTTACCGGCGCCCACGACGTTGGCCTGCCGCTACTAGATCCCGCCCGCGCCATTGTTATTCCAGAAAATATTGAGAATTGGGCAGTTGATTTAGAGATCGCTAAATCTGAAGTCTTTATCTTTCACGCTCTACGCGAAGGCGCAGTAGCTCGTTTATTTGCGCATAACCCTTGGCTAGTTTCATATATTCAAAGCGCGGTTGTGGAATATGGAAAAGGTATTCATATCGATATCGATGCCATTCAACGCCAGGCGCAAGAGGCTTTTGAAGGTATGCAAGCAAATATGCCTGAAGGCGCTGGCGAAGGAGAAGCGATTTCCTTTGCTTTAGATAATGGAATTTTTACACCTGAAGAATCACCGGCGCAGAAGAGTGCGCTGTTAAAACTGGAAACTGTTTTGGCGCTAATCGATGGTTGGACTGATGAAGTCGTTTCACTTGCTGCTGGAGATCGAATTCCGAGTATCGAACAACTCCGCGAATCACATCGACGTCGTCGCGCTTCTTCATCTCCTGCGCAACAGTTATTCTCATCGATGCTTGGTCTGCAAGTTTCGCCAAAGCTAACTCGCGAGGCAAGCACTTTCTGGAAAAAGATCCGTGAAGTAAAGAGCGTTGGCGAGCGCGATCAAATCTGGAGCGGCTTTCTTCCAACAGCTGATGATTTGTTAGATCCTGAGAAGTTCCTGACAAGCACTTCTATTCCAGATGATCTCTCGGGTTTGCTCTAG